A region of Sulfurovum sp. DNA encodes the following proteins:
- a CDS encoding energy transducer TonB, translated as MLKGFVLSFLLHLFIFLLLFLSFDALKFKLPSVQNKKKITLSFSQFTPSQSIPIPSNNIVKKKFFKKKIVQKYPKDKLVNALLRNPKWTRNKNQPSSRNSPLIQSLYGEVFYTFTKTQQRFIKDHLFEIYRITQNTLVLNGYPSIAIHTRQQGTNVVSFYLYPNGDISNLKLIKPMGYETLDKNTISVIQIAYKDYPHPKTKTKIIFNVNYTLY; from the coding sequence ATGTTAAAGGGTTTTGTACTCTCATTTTTACTTCATCTCTTCATTTTCTTACTTCTTTTTCTCTCTTTTGATGCACTAAAATTTAAGCTTCCTTCTGTGCAAAACAAGAAAAAAATAACCTTGAGCTTCTCGCAATTTACACCGTCTCAATCGATACCTATTCCATCTAACAATATTGTCAAGAAGAAGTTTTTTAAAAAGAAGATTGTCCAAAAATATCCTAAAGATAAGCTTGTTAATGCTTTACTTCGTAATCCAAAATGGACAAGAAACAAAAATCAACCTTCATCAAGAAATAGTCCCTTAATACAAAGTCTCTACGGAGAAGTATTCTATACCTTTACCAAAACACAGCAAAGGTTTATTAAAGACCACCTCTTTGAGATATACCGTATTACCCAAAATACACTAGTCCTCAACGGTTACCCCAGTATCGCAATACATACTAGACAACAAGGAACAAATGTTGTCTCTTTTTATCTATATCCTAACGGCGATATCAGTAATCTTAAACTCATTAAGCCCATGGGTTATGAAACACTTGACAAAAATACTATTTCTGTAATTCAAATTGCCTACAAAGACTACCCCCATCCTAAAACAAAAACAAAAATTATATTTAATGTAAACTATACTCTTTATTAG
- the hemL gene encoding glutamate-1-semialdehyde 2,1-aminomutase yields the protein MYNKSVAAFEEAYKVIPGGVDSPVRAFSGVEGTPPFIERGEGGYLYDIDGNRYIDFVQSWGPLIFGHCDSDIEASVIQSVRRGLSFGAPTTVETELAEEIVALFDTIDKVRFVSSGTEAVMSALRLARGFTGRDDIVKFTGCYHGHSDSLLVQAGSGLATFGSPSSPGVPGDLTKHTLLATYNDLASVEKCFTDSEGGIACVIIEPIAGNMGLVPADEIFLEGLRTLCNTHGALLIFDEVMSGFRASLKGAQGITRVKPDMVTLGKVIGAGMPVGAFGARTEIMAHLSPEGPVYQAGTLSGNPVAMAAGLASLRKLKANPAIYVELGNKAKKLVNGFKKAADAVNVPIVVDVRGSMFGFFFSSKPVKNFSDAIENDQNLFAKFHKGMLDRGIYLACSSFETGFISTVTTDEMIDDAIKAAYETLVEIVA from the coding sequence ATATACAATAAGTCTGTAGCAGCATTTGAAGAAGCATATAAGGTTATTCCTGGAGGGGTAGATTCTCCAGTGAGAGCATTTAGTGGTGTAGAAGGCACGCCCCCATTTATAGAGAGGGGTGAAGGTGGTTACCTTTATGATATTGATGGTAACCGATATATAGACTTTGTGCAGAGTTGGGGACCACTTATATTTGGTCATTGTGATAGCGATATTGAGGCATCAGTGATTCAATCAGTTAGAAGAGGGTTGAGTTTTGGTGCACCGACAACCGTTGAGACAGAACTAGCCGAAGAGATTGTTGCACTTTTTGATACCATTGATAAAGTACGATTTGTGAGTTCAGGAACAGAAGCAGTAATGAGTGCATTGCGCTTGGCACGTGGATTTACAGGGCGTGATGATATTGTAAAATTTACAGGATGCTATCATGGCCATTCTGACTCTCTATTGGTACAGGCAGGTTCAGGTCTAGCAACTTTTGGAAGTCCAAGTAGCCCAGGTGTACCAGGAGATTTGACTAAACATACACTTTTGGCAACCTATAATGATCTTGCATCAGTTGAGAAGTGTTTTACAGATTCAGAAGGGGGTATTGCTTGTGTAATCATTGAGCCTATTGCTGGGAATATGGGACTTGTGCCTGCTGATGAGATCTTCCTTGAAGGGCTGAGAACACTTTGCAATACACATGGTGCATTACTAATTTTTGATGAGGTAATGAGTGGTTTTAGAGCCTCTTTAAAGGGAGCACAAGGTATTACACGGGTAAAGCCAGACATGGTGACACTTGGTAAAGTTATTGGTGCAGGTATGCCTGTGGGAGCATTTGGTGCACGTACAGAAATTATGGCACACCTTTCTCCTGAAGGACCGGTTTATCAGGCAGGGACACTTAGCGGGAACCCTGTAGCAATGGCAGCAGGACTGGCTAGCCTTAGAAAACTTAAAGCCAACCCAGCTATTTACGTAGAACTTGGAAATAAAGCAAAAAAACTGGTTAATGGGTTTAAAAAAGCTGCCGATGCTGTCAATGTACCAATAGTAGTAGATGTACGAGGCAGTATGTTTGGTTTCTTCTTCTCCAGTAAACCAGTAAAGAACTTCTCCGATGCAATAGAGAATGATCAGAATCTTTTTGCCAAGTTTCATAAAGGTATGCTTGATAGAGGTATCTATCTTGCTTGTTCTTCATTTGAGACAGGTTTTATCTCTACGGTTACTACCGATGAGATGATTGATGATGCAATTAAAGCAGCATATGAAACACTTGTGGAGATTGTAGCCTAA
- a CDS encoding AtpZ/AtpI family protein — MVEQKEEPKFKKIVNAADGLSLGISIVVAVLIGIGIGVLLKSWTDEIWTLWIGVLIGIGAAVNNVYIAYKKQKASLDELAKDPRYRYGREIRSDEDDDEDY; from the coding sequence ATGGTAGAACAAAAAGAAGAGCCAAAGTTTAAAAAAATAGTTAATGCTGCTGATGGTTTAAGTCTTGGCATCTCTATTGTTGTTGCTGTACTTATTGGTATTGGCATAGGGGTATTGCTTAAATCGTGGACGGATGAGATATGGACACTTTGGATAGGGGTATTGATTGGTATTGGTGCAGCAGTTAATAATGTCTATATTGCTTATAAAAAACAGAAAGCCTCACTTGATGAACTTGCCAAAGATCCACGCTACAGATACGGCAGGGAGATTAGGTCTGATGAAGATGATGATGAAGACTATTGA
- a CDS encoding peptidoglycan recognition protein family protein — protein MSQQDQAKPSQSLHAVLHIIDKPIDFGKRRIALTKTYIRNHYGKTVDSITIVPKIILLHYTAIDSFEESYNTMRPEMLGGSRNDIAKASALNVSVQFLVDKNGTIYQLMPETQMGRHVIGLNYYAIGVENVAKDAHSLTPAQVKANIALVKYLKTKYPTIKYLVGHHEYRRMEQTKLWLEKDKGYRTIKYDPGEIFMQKVRAGVRNLNLKMPPKSY, from the coding sequence ATGTCACAGCAAGACCAAGCTAAGCCTTCACAATCACTTCATGCAGTGCTACATATTATTGATAAACCTATTGATTTTGGGAAGAGGCGTATTGCGTTAACTAAAACCTATATCAGAAATCATTATGGCAAAACGGTGGATAGTATTACCATTGTACCAAAGATTATTTTGCTCCATTATACTGCTATTGACTCATTTGAGGAATCCTATAATACCATGAGACCTGAAATGCTTGGCGGTTCACGTAATGATATTGCTAAAGCCTCTGCACTTAATGTTTCGGTACAGTTTCTTGTTGACAAAAATGGTACCATCTATCAACTGATGCCTGAAACCCAAATGGGACGGCATGTGATTGGATTGAATTATTATGCTATAGGTGTAGAAAATGTTGCCAAAGATGCTCACTCGCTCACTCCTGCACAAGTTAAGGCCAATATTGCACTAGTGAAGTATCTTAAAACCAAATACCCAACTATCAAATACCTCGTAGGACACCATGAGTACCGTCGTATGGAGCAGACTAAATTGTGGCTAGAAAAAGACAAGGGGTACCGTACGATAAAGTATGATCCAGGAGAGATATTTATGCAAAAAGTAAGAGCTGGCGTTAGAAATCTAAACCTTAAAATGCCTCCTAAGAGCTATTGA